CGCCGCCCATTGTTGTTGTGATGTGTCCGTCCGCGTTGGAAGGttaaatcatctttttttgtcgTGAAAAAGTAGCAAGTCGGTGGGAAAACATACGCTTTAAAGCGTTTCCGATACAATCACAGGTATATTTTGGGCTGCACTTCAAAACGGGACGAGGACGGCCCACCATGACGATGGCGTCGTCACCGGAAGTAGTGTTGGcttgtgagtgaacgattcgttcaaaagaacaaatcttttcagttcatatgacttcaaccagtaggtgtcggtaatgctcATTgtagctggtgccacctcgccgtaaaacaaaacgaagaagaaagacattagattgctggtttgaaatgtacttttattattattttaataaacatttatgttgaaacctgtctggtgttttattccttgtttttatttttttggacatgaaaacataaaaatctgacatttggttaactgctgtatatgacaatatgtacatgttttacattgtgtaatatgtgttggtgtcccccaaaataaagagcaagtagtcaaatacacattcttgacacatacaaaatgcataaagttattaggtacacctgaaaatggcggtgtacctaatggagtgtctgtgtgatgtcaccgatcaaacagccaatcagaaagtgggggtgagggcgggtgtggcacttttcactttcagttaagctttggccaagaattttccctaatgaagtggcctcttattaggtacacctgaaaatggcggtgtacctaatggcgtgtccaagtgacgtcacagatcaaccagccaatcagaaagtgggggtgagggcgggtgtggcacttttcatttaaaccaagggtgtcgacctccagtcctcgaggggccgcgttccaatatgttttccaagtgaccctcgttaagcgcacctgcgtgaaaagttttagctcatttcacgttccgcaggagctaaaacttttcacgcaggtgcacttaacgagggaatcacacggacactccattaggtacaccgccattttcaagtgtacctaataacaggccactttcatggtcaaaggtcaccggtgtcaagcgctagtcctcggggccgcgttccaacatgttttccaagtgaccctcgttaagcgcacctgcgtgaaaagttttagctactttcatgttctgcaggagctaaaacttttcacgcaggtgcacttaacgagggaatcacacggacactccattaggtacaccgccattttcaagtgtacctaataacaggccactttattagggaaatatcatggtcaaaggtcacaggtgtcaagctctagtcctcggggccgcgttccaacatgtttgccaagtgaccctcgttaagcgcacctgcgtgaaaagttttagctactttcatgttctgcaggagctaaaacttttcacgcaggtgcacttaacgagggaatcacacggacactccattaggtacaccgccattttcaagtgtacctaataacaggccactttattagggatatatcatggtcaaaggtcacaggtgtcaagctgtagtcctcggggccgcgttccaacatgttttccaagtgaccctcgttaagcgcacctgcgtgaaaagtttttggtcactttcacgttccgcaggagctaaaacttttcacgcaggtgcacttaacgaggtaatcacacggacactccattaggtacaccgccattttcaagtgtacctaataacaggccactttattagggaaatatcatggtcaaaggtcacaggtgtcaagctctagtcctcggggccgcgttccaacatgtttgccaagtgaccctcgttaagcgcacctgcgtgaaaagttttagctactttcatgttctgcaggagctaaaacttttcacgcaggtgcacttaacgagggaatcacacggacactccattaggtacaccgccattttcaagtgtaccgaataacaggccactttattagggatatatcatggtcaaaggtcacaggtgtcaagctgtagtcctcggggccgcgttccaacatgttttccaagtgaccctcgttaaacacacctgcgtgaaaagttttagctactttcatgttctgcaggagctaaaacttttcacgcaggtgcacttaacgagggaatcttggaaaacatgttggaatgcggccccgaggactggagtttgacacctgtgacctttgaccataataattccctaataaagtggcctgttattaggtacacttgaaaatggcggtgtacctaatggagtgtccgagtgacgtcacagatcaaacagccaatcagaaagtgggggtgagggcgggtgtggcacttttcactttcagttaagctttggccgtGACacttccctaatgaagtggcctcttattaggtacacctcatggacactttaATAGGTacacacgaggtaaaaaaaaaaaaaaaagtgtagcTGAATAAATAGGAAAGTGCAGctaacgattcggtgaacgattctaaagattccattcacttaaaagaactggaatgcacatcactaaccGGAAGTGTATTGACTGCCATCTTGCGTTGCCACTTGCTAAGTGCGCTCGCTCTTTCCTCAGTGAAAATGCCACAGTGTCGTGTACGGTTGCAACAATAAATATGGAAGGAATTTTAGATGTACCCTGTTGTGCTTTTTATGTCATCAAAATGAGGTATTCAGACGTATGACTTTATTATGCCAAATATACAGTCCATCAACTTGTCAACAGGAATCAATTATACATATGATATCAGGGGGCAACTTAAGTTGAACTgtcatgaaaaaatatcaaGTCACCAGATAACCAAGTGACAGCATCaaggtgaaataaaataatttcttaaGTGACCCAAAATATACTCTCCACAGAAACATCAGCAAACGTCACTGTTGAACATGGTCGTTTCTTTCAGATGCACCTTCTCGGTAATGTCTGTTGAATATGATGAAATTCAAAGCATTCTAAAGAGAAATGGAAGCCATGGTGTTGTTACACTTTTCACAAGCACCTCCTCATGTTTGAACCTCTCCTTCAAACTGTGATGTTTAGGTTGCTGTTGTCGGGACTCCCCCAGCATGCTGACTTTGCAGCACACTCTCACGAGTTGACCGTGGGCCCGTGCTCAAAGCCCTCGCTCTCCCTCACCAAGGCCCTCTCCAGGATGACTCGGCCCTCCTTGTATCGCTGACTTTCCTCTGTGGCAAATTCATACATCCAGCCCAGCTTGCTGTTGCAgtttttgcagctgacgtcacgCACCATGTGTCTTCCCGTCAGCATGACCCTGTCTTGAACCTCACTGTGCTGTAGATTTACAACCTGGGTACAGAACAGAAAACATTCTACAATTTCAGAGCTgaatccccccccaaaacgaTCAGATGGCAGCTCTGCCTCCACAAGGGAACACCTTGTTGAACAAAAAGGCCCGACCAGTAGCTCCAGTGAAGCGAGTGGAGATCAGCTCGGCTCGGTTGGTCAGAATAGTGTCACAGTTGGCACAGGAGAACAGGCAAATGC
The Syngnathus acus chromosome 24, fSynAcu1.2, whole genome shotgun sequence genome window above contains:
- the LOC119118424 gene encoding protein yippee-like 5 isoform X3, which gives rise to MGRIFLDHIGGICLFSCANCDTILTNRAELISTRFTGATGRAFLFNKVVNLQHSEVQDRVMLTGRHMVRDVSCKNCNSKLGWMYEFATEESQRYKEGRVILERALVRESEGFEHGPTVNS
- the LOC119118424 gene encoding protein yippee-like 5 isoform X2, producing MSSWIFHLCWRRSRQMHYFAKMIEAAKCTMGRIFLDHIGGICLFSCANCDTILTNRAELISTRFTGATGRAFLFNKVVNLQHSEVQDRVMLTGRHMVRDVSCKNCNSKLGWMYEFATEESQRYKEGRVILERALVRESEGFEHGPTVNS
- the LOC119118424 gene encoding protein yippee-like 5 isoform X1; the encoded protein is MCHSKNALTMNGSCVCVLHLLILCCLMKCTMGRIFLDHIGGICLFSCANCDTILTNRAELISTRFTGATGRAFLFNKVVNLQHSEVQDRVMLTGRHMVRDVSCKNCNSKLGWMYEFATEESQRYKEGRVILERALVRESEGFEHGPTVNS